The genomic segment GTATTCGAATTAGTAGAAATATTAACGACAATTTAGACAGAGAAGAGGAAGATTATTCGCTGGAAGTTTCCACACCAGATATTTCTCATGCCCTAACAGATAAGAGACAGTATAAAAAGAACATTAATAGAATATTAAAAATAAAAACTGCAGAAGAAGAGTTAGAAGGAACTTTAACAGAGGCAGACGAAGATAAAATTATCTTGCGATGGAAAGCAAGAGAACCAAAACCAGTAGGTAAAGGAAAAGTTACTGTAGAAAAAACAGCAACTGTAGAGTATAAGGATATTAAAGAAGCAAAAGTGAAGATTGTATTTTAAGCCAAAAATGTAATGGAAAATATAGCGTTAATTGATTCGTTTTCAGAATTTAAAGATAATAAAAGTATAGACAGAGTAACACTAATGTCTATTTTAGAAGAAGTATTTAGAGCTGCTTTAAAACGTAAGTTTGGTTCTGATGATAATTTCGATATTATTATAAACCCAGACAAAGGAGATTTAGAAATTTGGAGAAATAGAGTCGTAGTTGCAGATGGTTTTTCTGAAGACGATAACGAAGAAATAGAACTAAGTGAAGCAAGAAAAATTGAGCCAGATTTCGAAATTGGCGAAGATGTTTCAGAAGAAGTAAAATTAATCGACTTAGGAAGAAGAGCTATTTTGGCATTACGTCAAAACTTAATTTCTAAAATTTACGAGCACGATAGTACAAATATCTTTAAGCATTTTAAAGATTTAGAAGGCGAATTATACAGTGCAGAAGTGCATCACATTCGTCACAATGCAATTATTTTGTTAGATGACGATGGGAATGAAATTGTATTACCAAAAAGCGAGCAAATTCGTTCAGATTTCTTCAGAAAAGGAGATTCTGTAAGAGGTGTTATAAAAACAGTAGAATTAAGAGGTAACAAACCTGCAATTATATTGTCGAGAACATCGCCATTATTTTTAAATAAACTATTCGAGCAAGAAATTCCAGAAGTTTTCGACGGTTTAATTACTGTGGAAGGAGTTGCAAGAATACCAGGAGAAAAAGCAAAAGTAGCAGTAGATTCTTATGACGATAGGATAGATCCTGTTGGAGCTTGTGTTGGTGTAAAAGGTTCAAGAATTCATGGTATTGTTCGCGAACTAGGAAACGAAAATATAGATGTTATAAATTATACCAAAAACGAACAATTGTTTATTTCAAGAGCATTAAGTCCTGCAAAAGTAACCTCAATGGAAATTGAAATGTACGAAGAAGAAAAAAATGGTAAAAAAGGACGTGTAAATGTGCTTTTAAAACCAGAAGAAGTTTCGAAAGCAATTGGTAGAGGTGGTGTAAATATTCGTTTAGCGAGTGAGTTAACAGGCTACGAAATAGACGTTCAAAGAGAAGGTTTAGAAGAAGAAGATGTAGAGTTAACAGAATTTAGCGACGAAATAGAAGCTTGGATTATTAAAGAATTCAAGAACATTGGTTTAGATACCGCAAGAAGCGTGTTGGAAACAACCGTTGCAGAATTGGTAAAAAGAACCGATTTAGAAGAAGAAACTATTTTAGATGTGCAGAGAATTTTAAAAGAAGAATTCGAAGAATAGTTCAAATTAAAAGAGTAACGTAAAAAAGCATATTTTTACAAAATTAAAGGCTAAAATATAATATATGTCTGAAGGCAAAACAACGAGGCTTAATAAGGTTTTAAGAGAATTAAATATTTCTCTGGATAGAGCAGTGGAATATTTGGCGGATAAAGGTCACGAAATAGAATCGAGACCAACCACTAAAATTTCTGGAGATATCTACCAAATCTTATTAGATGGCTTCCAAACAGATGCAAGCAAAAAAGCAGCGTCTAAAGAAGTTGGAGAGGAAAAGCGAAAAGAAAAAGAAGCTATTCGTGCAGAGCTAGAGGCGAAACAAGAACTTAAAAAAGCCGAGGAAGCTAAGAAAGAAGAAATTTTTAAAGCTAAAGCCGAAAAGTTAGAGGTTAAAAAAGTGGGTAAAATCGATATCGATAATATTGGCAAAAAACCTGCTGAGAAAAAAGAAGCTGTTGCAGAAAAACCAAAAGAAGAAGCTCCGAAAATAGCATCACCTAAAAAAGAGGTCTTAGTAGAAAAACCGAAAAAAGGAATAATTAAGGCAGAAGTTCCAAAATTAAAAGGATTAAAGGTGGTTTCTAAAGTAGAAAAACCAACTCCTAAAGTAGAAAAAGAAGCTCCTAAAAAGGAAGCTCCGAAAACAGCAAAAGCGGAACCAGCGAAAAAAGAAGAAGAAACGCCTACTGAAATTACTGCAGAAAATGCAGAAGCAATAAAAACACAGTATAAAAAGTTAGACGGGCCTAACTTTACAGGTAAAAAAATTGATTTAAAACAATTCGAAAAACCTAAAAAGAAAAAGCCAGAAGCTAAAAAAGATGCAGGATCAGATTCAAGAAAGAAGCGTAAACGTATTAGCAAACCTAGTGGAGGTGGTGTAGGAAGACCATTGCCAAACAGAGGTTCAGGTGGCACCAGAGGTGGTGGAGGTTATAAAGGAAGAGGAAATAACACAAGACCAGCTGTTAAAAAAGAAGAACCTACAGAAGCAGAAATCCAAAAACAAGTAAGAGAAACACTTGAGAAACTGCAAGGAAAATCTTCTCGTGGAAAAGGTGCAAAATACCGTAGAAACAAAAGAGAGGCTCACAGAGAGCATACAGAAGCAGAATTAGAAGCACAAGCATTAGATAACAAAATCTTAAAAGTAACAGAATTTGTTACTGTAAGTGAAGTTGCAGCCATGATGGATGTTCCTGTAACAAACATTATATCTGCATGTATGTCTTTAGGAATGATGGTAACAATGAACCAACGTTTAGATGCTGAAACTTTAGT from the Polaribacter cellanae genome contains:
- the rimP gene encoding ribosome assembly cofactor RimP encodes the protein MDQKIVKDLVDEALALNKSLFLIDVSISENNKIQVLVDGDHGVPLSECIRISRNINDNLDREEEDYSLEVSTPDISHALTDKRQYKKNINRILKIKTAEEELEGTLTEADEDKIILRWKAREPKPVGKGKVTVEKTATVEYKDIKEAKVKIVF
- the nusA gene encoding transcription termination factor NusA encodes the protein MENIALIDSFSEFKDNKSIDRVTLMSILEEVFRAALKRKFGSDDNFDIIINPDKGDLEIWRNRVVVADGFSEDDNEEIELSEARKIEPDFEIGEDVSEEVKLIDLGRRAILALRQNLISKIYEHDSTNIFKHFKDLEGELYSAEVHHIRHNAIILLDDDGNEIVLPKSEQIRSDFFRKGDSVRGVIKTVELRGNKPAIILSRTSPLFLNKLFEQEIPEVFDGLITVEGVARIPGEKAKVAVDSYDDRIDPVGACVGVKGSRIHGIVRELGNENIDVINYTKNEQLFISRALSPAKVTSMEIEMYEEEKNGKKGRVNVLLKPEEVSKAIGRGGVNIRLASELTGYEIDVQREGLEEEDVELTEFSDEIEAWIIKEFKNIGLDTARSVLETTVAELVKRTDLEEETILDVQRILKEEFEE